The following nucleotide sequence is from Triticum dicoccoides isolate Atlit2015 ecotype Zavitan chromosome 7B, WEW_v2.0, whole genome shotgun sequence.
TCAAACAAGATAGACcacaacacaatataagaaacgacTATAAATATTTTTTCAATAAAAAATATTATAAGATAAATTATTTCAAGGTAGTTTGACTCATTCTTTATCGAGTCTAGATAATTGCACTTAAGACACTGGTACTTAATGGCAAGAGATCATGGACGAACTAGCAAGAGAAGAAACAAAGATGCATCTGCTTTCAAATTTTGGCTAAAAATAACTTGATATTTGACACACGGCTGACCACGTAGCATCCCTAAATTTTCTCCATGCTTAAGTAAGCTTCTATGTTTGCTACtagataaaataaaaaaaatcatacaaAACATAAATGATCATATTTCCTTTTAATAAATATCAGGATTATATTTTATATAATTATATTATATCAAGCTATCGAGCGAGCCGGTGTTGGCTCAAGATCAGCCCATTTCTTAATCGAGCTACATAAAGTGGCTATACTCAGTTCATTTTTGTCAATTCGGTCCCGAGTCGAGCCAAAAGACTAGTCGATCTTGAGCGGCTCACGAGCCTCGAACTTTTCTTGCAGCCCTACCTAGGTTGCTTGTTATTTTCATTCCGGCTTGGAAAAGCAGGAATAATTACAAGATTTGTATTACAATCTGACTCCGGAGTCATCCGCCACATGTACATTTGCACTGGAGTCAGGGAGATTGTTCACTTGAAAAATAAGAAGGGTATGGGTAGTGATTGTTACTGTTGTCTGTCGGTGTGTATTATGTACGTACCATGATGACAAACTTACCTGCTAATTTGAGAAAAACTTATCTATTTTTCTTGTTCTCAACCTTTCATCCATGGTCTGTATATATGCGTAAATTTGATATTTCCACCTTTTCATCTCGCTTGAGTAGGTAGGTTCGGAGGACAAAAACACATGCACGGTAGCAATGCCATGACTAGCTATCTTTTTTTATGGTATTGATCAAAACTAGTACTCTCTGATTTGGCTGCACTCCTGCTCACTTGTTCCTCATAAATAGTGTCTTATACTGTACTATTAGTTTACGGGCGTATCTCTTACAAGTTACAAttacttaaagttcataatatgtgTGATTTTGGGTGCCAGAGATCTCCTGCCTTGCAAGCTATGGATTGTGTAATCACCATAGCATTATCTGGTTTTGAGGACAGAGAAAGATTCAAGTCTCTCATCAGAATGAAGAGAAGAACCTTCTGCTCCTCTGCAGCTTTGGTGAAGGTTACGTCTGTACAAGATATGAGCAGCTACACCTTTGTTGACAGGTAAGAACAAACATTTCAGGTAGCAAGAAACAGTTAAGCATTTTGCAAATTAGTTATCTGTTCGAGCTGTCTGAAAAGGGTATCCGTTGGCTGAATGGCAGGAAGCTGAAGATAGCAGGGCTACAACAATCGGTGATGCAGGATGCCTTCTTCCTCCCTGGCTCCTCCCACCTTAGCAGAAAAACGACCTCTCAAAATTTCCCTTGCCACCCAAAGCCTTCTCCTGCTAATCTTGGCTTCTTGCACTGTCGTTCACCTTCATTATGGACTTGAAGCTGTCCATCAGTAGCAGGTTTACTGTCATCAACCATCAGCTGAACAACCATTGATGTTATAAAGCTTAGTCAGAAGAGCCAACTAAACCAGCGAGCAAATCAAACATGATCCAATAAATTCTGCAACCAATAAATCGTACTAGTATTTTAAACATAGGGAATTTAATTAGACTTTTATTACCTCAAGTATCTCCTCATCTTCATCCATACCGTCGCCAAAATCTTCATCCACCTCGtaatccccctcctcctccttgatGTCGCTCTCCTCGCCCTCCTTGTccttggcattgcctttgttggggAATGTTCCAATGGCATTAGGCTTCCTGAATTGTTCCACATTCTGAATACATGTTACAGGGGTGTATGTTAGTATTTTTCTTTTTATAGCAGATGTAGTTACCAACTAAAGGGAAAGCAGGAATTAAAAGGTAGAACCCGACTGCAGTTCATATGATCCCACCCAACCATACACGCCGACGTTGCCACCGCCGCCTCATATGAACCCGACTGCAGTTCATATGATCTCCCCCTATTCTCCTGTGGCTATCGCCGCCTCATACACGCCGATGTTGCCACGGCCCCGCTGCCTCCGTACGTCTTCCCCCATCACCCCTTTAAGATTAGGGAACCCCGAACACTAATCACTACCCTCGCCACGATGCGTCGACCGAAGGACCAAATGGGATAAACCAAATCTTGAAATCCGAAAGAAACAGAAGCTAGACGGGTAAGAAAATCAATTGAACCTGAACGCACCTTCCTGAAGAGTTCGATCTGTTCCTCCATCGAGCAAGGAGAAGCTTTAGCCAACATGGCCCCGATGCCCTTGATGTCGTAGTCGCGGATGAAGGTTAAAGCGTACTCAGGCACCGGATTGAACTTTCCGGCAACCGTA
It contains:
- the LOC119341374 gene encoding uncharacterized protein LOC119341374 isoform X1, which gives rise to MAGTRRGGALGAFTVAGKFNPVPEYALTFIRDYDIKGIGAMLAKASPCSMEEQIELFRKNVEQFRKPNAIGTFPNKGNAKDKEGEESDIKEEEGDYEVDEDFGDGMDEDEEILELMVDDSKPATDGQLQVHNEGERQCKKPRLAGEGFGWQGKF
- the LOC119341374 gene encoding uncharacterized protein LOC119341374 isoform X2; translated protein: MAGTRRGGALGAFTVAGKFNPVPEYALTFIRDYDIKGIGAMLAKASPCSMEEQIELFRKNVEQFRKPNAIGTFPNKGNAKDKEGEESDIKEEEGDYEVDEDFGDGMDEDEEILELQVHNEGERQCKKPRLAGEGFGWQGKF